The nucleotide sequence CTCGGCCGTGATGACCGCCGTCGCCAGCTGTGCCGCCCGCGCGCTGGTCCCCGTGGTCGCCCGGAGGTAGAGGCCGGGGTAGGCCAGCCCGACCCCGACGCCGCCGAGGGCCCAGGCGACCAGCGCGACGGCGAACTCGCGCGGCCCGGCGGCGAGGACGGCGGTGGCGGCCGCCGTCAGCGCGAGCCCGGCCGCCGGGACCTGCCGCTCCGGCGCCAGCCGGGTGACGACCAGGCTGGTCAGGCCCCACGCCAGCGGCGCGGCGCCGAGCACGGCCGCCGCCCGGGCGAGGCTGACGCCGTACTCGTCGGTCAGCAGGACGGTGACGAGGCTGTCGGCGCCGACGTACCCGGCGCCGAACAGCGTCATCGCGGCCAGTGCCGCCGGGGCTCCGCGCCGCAGCCGGGCCGTCCCCGCGGGCAGCAGCGCGATCGTCCCGGCGACCGCGGCCAGCGCGCCCACGGCGGCGACCGGCCAGACCCCGCCGGCCAGGACGACGGCCGCCGCGCCGGCCGGGATGAGCAGCGCGACCGGCCGCAGCCGCTGCCCGTCACCCGGCCCGTCATCCGGCCCGTCATCCCGCCCGGCACCGGACGGCGGCTCGCCGCGGACCGCGCTTACCACCAGGAACCGCCCGGCCAGCACGACCGGCACCGGCGCCAGCAGGGCCCACCGCCAGCCGGCCGCGTGTTCGAGCGCGAGCGTCGCGGCCGGGCCGACCATCGCGGGCAGGATCCACATCGCCGACGACGCGGCGACCACCTTCAAGCGCAGCCGCTCGTCCAGCCGCCGGATCGCGGCGCTGATCCCGAAGACGGCGAGCAGCCCGCCCGCGGCGCCGGCGGTGAACCGGCCGAGCGCGAACGCCCACGCCTGCTGCGCTGTCGCCGCGACGACCAGCCCGCCGACGTAGAAGGCCGTGCCGGCCGCCAGCGTCCGCCCGGCGCCCAGCCCGCGCAGCACCGTCCCGGCCAGCGGCATCGCGACGAACAGGCCGAGCGTGCCGCCGGCGATCAGCAGGCCGAGCCGGTCGCGGGCGCCGAGGTCGGCGGCGACGATCGGCAGCAGCGTCGACCCGACGAACGTGCTTACGGCCGCGGCGAACTCGAGCGCGACGATGCCCACGGCGAGCCGGCGGTTGCTCATGCGAGCATGCTAGCAACCTAGCGGCCGAGCCTCATCCGCCGAAGACGGCCCGGTGCTCGGCGACCCACTGCGCGAACGTCCGGGCCGGCCGCCCGGTGACCTGCTCGACGGTCGGCAGCACGGTGTAGCCGGCCTCCGGCGGGTTCGTCCGCATCAGCAGGAAGAACTCGACCTCCTCGTCGGAGAAGCCCTGCTCCCGCCACTGGCCGACGATCTGGTCCTGGGACAGCTCCTCGAAGCGGATCGGCCGGCCGAGCACCTCGCCGATCACCGCGACCTTCTGCGGCGCGGTCAGCGCCTCGGGCCCGGTCAGCCAGTACTCCTGGCCGGCATGCTCGGCGCCGCCCGTCAGCGCGGCCGCCGCGACGGAGGCGATGTCGGCGTCGTGCACCATGGCCGACGGGATGTCCGGGAAGCCGTCGCGGACGACTCCCTCGGACCGGATCGAGTCGGCCCACTCCTGCACGTTGGACATGAACTCGACCGGCGCGAGGGAGGTGCACGCCAGGCCGCTCGCCTCGATGGCCAGTTCCAGGTCGCTCTTCTCCAGTTCGCCCTTGAGCAGCGTGACCCGGCGCACGCCCTTGCGCAGGGCGGTCTCGGCGATCTCCGCGCCGTTGTCGAGCGGGGAGTAGTCGGCGGCGTCGAAGCCGATGAGGTGCGCCGCGGCCACGCCCTCGAACGCGGCGTCGAGGCTGCCGGCGTCCTTGAGGTTGCCGGCGACGACGTCGGTGGCCGGCGGCAGGGCGGCGCGCTCCGGGTCGCGGGTCAGCGCCCGGACCCGGTGCCCGGCGCCGAGCAACTGATCGACCAACGGCCGGCCGACGTTGCCCGAAGCGCCGGTGACCAGGACGGATGTGGGTGCGTTGTTCGTCATGCCTCGACGGTAGGACCCCTTCCGGTAACTTTCTGTCCGCAATTCACGAGGGGTTGAAGCACGGGTCGTGCGCGAAGGCGCCGAACGCCTGCTGCGCCGGGCCGCCGTCGGGGACGGTGACCCGCCAGTCGTCGCCGTCGGGGGCGTCGCCGTCGCGGTGGAAGTAGACGAACGCCTTCAGCCGCGGGTAGTCCGCCTTCACGACGGCGCGGGTGGTGGTCAGCCAGCTCGCCTGCACCGAGTCCACCGCGGCCCGGTGCACGCCGGTCTCGCCGACCATGAACGGCTTGTCGTGCTCGACGGCGAACGCGTGCGCCGCGTCGAACATCAGGTCGAACGGGCGGTAGTGGTAGG is from Jiangella alkaliphila and encodes:
- a CDS encoding MFS transporter, translating into MSNRRLAVGIVALEFAAAVSTFVGSTLLPIVAADLGARDRLGLLIAGGTLGLFVAMPLAGTVLRGLGAGRTLAAGTAFYVGGLVVAATAQQAWAFALGRFTAGAAGGLLAVFGISAAIRRLDERLRLKVVAASSAMWILPAMVGPAATLALEHAAGWRWALLAPVPVVLAGRFLVVSAVRGEPPSGAGRDDGPDDGPGDGQRLRPVALLIPAGAAAVVLAGGVWPVAAVGALAAVAGTIALLPAGTARLRRGAPAALAAMTLFGAGYVGADSLVTVLLTDEYGVSLARAAAVLGAAPLAWGLTSLVVTRLAPERQVPAAGLALTAAATAVLAAGPREFAVALVAWALGGVGVGLAYPGLYLRATTGTSARAAQLATAVITAETVGGLLGQAGGGALASTSLTAAYGTFAVMLAAAALAATRSPRPR
- a CDS encoding SDR family oxidoreductase — its product is MTNNAPTSVLVTGASGNVGRPLVDQLLGAGHRVRALTRDPERAALPPATDVVAGNLKDAGSLDAAFEGVAAAHLIGFDAADYSPLDNGAEIAETALRKGVRRVTLLKGELEKSDLELAIEASGLACTSLAPVEFMSNVQEWADSIRSEGVVRDGFPDIPSAMVHDADIASVAAAALTGGAEHAGQEYWLTGPEALTAPQKVAVIGEVLGRPIRFEELSQDQIVGQWREQGFSDEEVEFFLLMRTNPPEAGYTVLPTVEQVTGRPARTFAQWVAEHRAVFGG